A segment of the Vagococcus hydrophili genome:
CTTCTTTTACAACCTAAAGGAGAGTTTGAAGGATCAGATGGCGCGGCAGAAGCAATGATTACAGAAATTAAACCAGATTATGAGCCATGGTTTGAACCCTTGATTGAACCTAAAAGTGGTGAAATTGAAAGTTTATTGTTTACCTTACAAGGAAGCATTGGGGCAGCTATTATTGCTTATGTGATTGGTTATAACAAAGGAAAGAATAAACATGCTATCGATTGATAAAATAGCTTATGAAAGTAAATTAAAGGATGTCTCACCCATTTTAAAAACAGTCTGTTACTTTGGTCTCTTAGTGTACATGTTTCTTTTATCACCTGTTTTTCAAAGTGTGGGAATTTTAATCATTGCAATCTTAACTATTTATACAGCTCGAATGACGATTGTTAGATATATTAAGTGGTTACTTGTGCCGCTCCCTTTTTTACTGATTAGTTTTATCACGATTATTTTAACCGTTTCTACTTCCAAAAGTGAGTTGTTTTTTTCAGCTCACCTTTTTGGAAGGTATGTGGGAGCAACATCAGCTTCCTTAGAAATGGGCTATCAGTTATTTTTCAGATCGTTTGGGTGTTTGGCTTGTACTTATTTTTATGCAATGAGTGTGCCTTTTAATCAAATCCTATATGTTTTGAATAAGTGCCATTTGCCGAGCTACTTGATTGAAGTAACTATGTTAATGTATCGCTTTATTTTTATTTTAATTGATGAGATGTTATTGATTCATCAATCTCAAAGCATGCGGTTTGGTTATCAAACGGTAAAAACAAGCTATCACTCATTAGGTTTATTATTTAGAGTATTATTTCTTCAAAGCATGGCACGTTATAAAAAAATGATGATTGCCTTAGAGATGAAATTTTTCAATGGTGATTTTCCCTTGAATTGAAAGAAGGTTTAGAGATGTTAAAAATTGAGAATGTCTGTGTTTCTTATGACAAGAATACACAAATTTTAAATGATATTTGTATGGAATTTAAAGAAAATACCCCCATTGGAATTATTGGTGCTAATGGCTCAGGTAAATCAACCTTATTTCAAACAATCGTTGGCTTATTAAAACCAACCAAGGGAAATATTTATTTCAATAATCAAAAATTATCTTATAAAAAAAGTAAATTAACGGAATTTAGAAAAAAAGTTGGCATCGTTTTTCAAGAACCAGAACAGCAAATGTTTTATTCAATCGTTGAGGATGATGTAGCATTTGCATTAAAGAACTTAGGAATTTCAGAGGAAGAAATTGTTAAGAGGATGAATAAAGCATTTGATTTGTTAGATATTCAGCATTTGAAAGAAAAGCCGATTCAATATTTAAGTTACGGTCAAAAAAAGCGAGTAGCAATCGCTAGTGTTCTTGTTTTAGAAACGGAATGGATTTTATTAGATGAACCAACAGCAGGTTTAGATCCAGCTGGTAGAGGGCACATGATCGAGATTATCAAACGATTAGTGTCAGAAAATAAAAAGGTGATTTTATCTAGTCATGACATGGATTTAATGTACGAGGTTTGCCAATATTTCTATGTTTTAAAAGAAGGATCAGTTATTCTTGAAGGCTCAAAGGAAGATATTTTCTTAGATAGAGAATTACTCCTATCTGCTAAATTAGAACAGCCGTGGTTGGTTAAAATGCACCAACAGTTAGAGATACCTTTGTTTCCAGATGAAGAAAGTTTTTATAAAAATACGAAAGTTGGGGGATAAGTAAAATGGTTAAAAGTATTATGGTTCAAGGAACAGCCTCAGATGTAGGGAAAAGTATTTTAGTGGCAGGATTGTGCCGAATATTCTCTCAAGATGGGCTTGAATGTGTGCCTTTTAAATCACAGAATATGGCTCTAAATTCATACATCACATTAACTGGTCATGAGATGGGAAGAGCGCAAGTGTTTCAATCAGAAGCAGCTGGAAAAGAAGCTGACGTTCGTATGAATCCCGTGCTTTTAAAACCAACCTCAGATCGTAAATCTCAAGTAATTTTTAATGGAAAAGTTTTAGCTAATATGGATGCCGTAGAATACCACGAGTTTAAACCAACTTTAAGCCATAAGATTTCAGAAATCTATCAAGAGTTAGGTTCTGAAAATGATGTAGTTGTCATTGAAGGCGCAGGAAGTCCAGCTGAAATTAATTTAAATAGTCGTGACATTGCGAATATGGGCATGGCAAAAATTGCAGATGCACCTGTTATTCTTGTTGCTGATATCGACCGAGGTGGGGTCTTTGCCTCAATTTACGGTACAGTTGAATTACTTGAAAAAGAAGAAAGAGCCAGAGTTAAAGGGGTTATTATTAATAAATTTAGAGGAGATAAAGCTTTACTTGATCCAGGACTTGAGATGATTGAAGATTTGACGAATATTCCTGTTTTAGGTGTGGTTCCTTATGAACAGTTTAAAATCGAAGATGAAGACAGTGTGGCGTTGAAAAATGTGAATCGTTTATTTGATTCAAGTAAGAAAATAGATGTGGCAGTGGTTTCTTTAAGTAAAATGTCTAATTTTACAGATTTTAATAGTTTAGAATTAGAACCAGATGTTTCCGTTAGGTATGTTTTTCAAGGAGATAAAATTGGACAACCGGATGTGTTAATCATTCCAGGTAGTAAAAATACCTTAGAAGATAGCTTGTTTTTAAAAGAAAGTGGCTTGGCGCAACAAATTCAAGAATTACGAGTAAAAGGAACTTATATTTTGGGGATTTGTGGTGGTTATCAGTTACTTGGAGAGAAATTACATGATCCACAAAAAATGGAATCAGAAACAGGTTCAGTTGACGGTTTAGGTTTACTTCCAGTGGAAACAACGATTCAAGAAACCAAAGTAACCGCCCAAGTTGAAGGGATGAGAGATGAATTAAAAGTGACAGGTTATGAAATTCATATGGGGGAAACACTTTTAAAAACTGGTCAACCTTTTGCAGAAATTTTAAAAGAAAACAATCAAGAAATCGCTCGATTTGATGGGGCTGTTAGTGAAGATGGTAAAGTTATTGGAACGTATCTTCACGGTATTTTTGATGGTAGTGATTTTAGGCATGATTTCTTTAATCAAGTAAGAGATTCAAAAGGTCTTGAGATGTTAACAGAAAAAACGCAAGAATATAAAGCATTTAAAGAGGAACAATACGACAAATTAGCAGATTGTTTACGTCAAAACTTAGACATGGAAAAAATCTATGAGATTATCAATCAGTCTGACAAAGGAAGTGTTTAGATGGCTGTTTATACTAAAACTGGAGACAAGGGATCAACTAAATTAGTCGGTGGAGTGAAGGTTAGAAAGCATCATCCACGTGTGGAAGCCTATGGAACGACTGATGAATTATGCTCTTTATTAGGTCACAGTCTATCATTTTTATCTTCTGAGGATTATAAGTACAAAGAGGAGTTAATCAACATTCAACAACTTATTTTTGATTGCTCCAGAGATTTAGCTGTGCCAGAAAGAGGCATGCGTCCCTATAAGTTAACATCTGACAGCTACAAGTGGCTTGAAAAAAAAATTGATGCTTACTGGAAGTTATGCCCTGAGATTAATAAATTTATTTTGCCAGGAGGAACACTTTTTGCAAGTTCCCTTCAAGTCGTGCGGACCGTTACGAGACGTGCCGAAAGATGTGTTGTTTTTTTAATGGATGAAGGGGAAGACGTTAATTCAGAAGTATTGGTCTTTTTAAATCGTTTGTCTGATTACTTGTTTGTTTTAGCTCGTTTAGTTAATTTTCAGTCAGGGGAATTAGAGCTTGACTATGAGAACAGTCCCCAAGTTTTTTCTAGGAGGAAAAAAAGTGTACCCGATAACTCTTAATTTAAAAAACAAACCTGTCTTAATTATTGGTGGCGGAAAAATTGCTGCCCGAAAGATTAAAGGACTACTAGGTGAAGGGGCAGATATGACAGTCATTTCACCTATCCTTCATAAAGATATTAAGCAAGAAATGATTACTTGGATACAAAAAGAATATGAAGCAAGTGATATTAGGCCTCAGTACCAACTGATTTTTGCATGTACTGATAATAACTCCTTGAATGAACAAATATTAAGTGATGCACTGCCGTCTCAATTAGTTAATGTTGTGAGTAACAAAGAAAAATCAGATTTTTATAACATGTCGATGATTAAACATAAGGGCATAAAAATTGGCATTACAACTGAAGGAGCCTCTCCAAAAGTTACCAAAGAAACAAGAATTAAATTACAAGAATGGTTAAATAAAAATGAGGAGTAATGTGTCATGCACCTTTTATATGTGGGACTCACCTATAAAAATACACCAGTTAGATTAAGAGAGAGAGCAACATTTTTAAATCAAGACATTAAATTAGCGAATCAGCAATTATTTAGAACGAAAAGTATTCTTGAAAATGTGATTATCTCGACTTGTAATCGAACGGAACTTTATGTAGTAGTGGATCAATTACACACAGGAAAATATTATACGAAACACTTTTTAGCAGATTTTTTTGATTTGCCAGTGGAAGAATTAGAAGCTCATTTAAGCTTTAAAGAAGACGATGAAGTCTTAGAACATATCTTTAGACTTGGTTGTGGACTAGACTCTGCTGTCTTAGGAGAAACTCAAATATTGGGGCAATTAAAGAAAAGTTTCTTAGAAGCACAAAAAGCAGAGACAACAGGAACTATTTTTAATAAACTATTTAATGAGGTCATTCATTTTGCAAAAAAAATGCACAGTACTTATAAGTTCAATGAAATATCCTCATCTCTTAGCCAATCAGCCCTACAAATTGCTAATGAGGAATATCAGGATTTATCAGATAAACATCTTTTTGTCATAGGTGCAGGTCAAATGAGTGAGTTAGTCATTAAGAACCTTAAAAATTTTGAGTTAGAGAAAGTAAGTGTTTTTAATCGAACCATTGAAAACGCAAAAAAATTAGGTCAACATACGACCTTTGAGATGAATTACTATCCATTAGAAGAGTTAACAGCTAATCTGAATCAGGCAGATATCCTGATTACGGCTGTTTCAAGTCAAGAACCATTAATGACTAAACAGATACTAGATGAAGTCAATTTAAATAAAAATCTGCTACTGTTTGATTTAGGGTTACCAAGAAATATTAATCCACATTGTCAGCTTGTTGAAAATGTGACACTCTACAATGTGGACAGTATTGGTGAAAGAATCAATCGGGGTGAAAAAAAACGCCAAGAATTAATGTTAGAAGTCGCAGAAGAAGTCAAACTAGCAGTAGCATCTTTCAAAGAATGGGAAAAACAATTAGGTATTATCCCCGTTATTACAGAACTTCGAATTAAAACCTTAGAAGCTGAAGAAAGTGCTCTAAAAAGTTTGCAAAGTAAGTTACCCGATTTATCTGAAAGAGAAGTAAAAATTATTAGAAAACACATGAAAAGTATTGTCAATCAATCACTTAGAACGCCCATTAGAGAAATTAAAGAATTATCTACTGAAGAAAATGCCCTGTATGATATTCAATTGTTTAAACGAATATTTGGGATTGAATTAAAAGAGGAGAATGACTGTGAAGCGAATTATTCGAGTAGGAACTAGGGGAAGCCAATTAGCAACCACTCAAACGAAACAAGCAATGGCTGAAATAACTGACAGATATCCAGACATTCAACTAGAATTAATTGAAATTGTCACAAAAGGGGACCGATTAAAAAATCATAGTCTAGCCACAATTGGTGGACAAGGAGCTTTTGTGAAAGAGATTGAGCATCAATTAATCGCAGGTGAGATTGATATTGCGGTTCATAGCTTAAAGGACTTACCAACGCTTATTCCAATTGAATTAACCATTGGATGTACATTGAAAAGAAAAAGTCCATATGACTGCTTAATTGTTAGAGACAGTGCTCATAATTTAGAAAGCTTACCTAAGGGTGCAAAAGTAGGAACAAGTAGTTTAAGAAGACAAGCCCAGTTACTAAAACTAAGACCTGATTTAGAAATACTCCCTTTAAGAGGAAATATTGATACACGAATCAAACGATTAGTTGAAGGGAACTATGACGCAATTATGTTGGCCCATGCAGGTATTCAGCGTCTAGCTGTAGCAGAAGAAGAAGTCTTCTTTAACGTCTTAACAAGTGATGAATGTTTACCAGCAATCGGACAAGGAGCTCTTGCTCTTGAGTGTCGTGAAGATGATCATGAATTATTAGAGATATTAAGAAGTATTGAAGATACAGATACAAGAAAAGCAGTGGAAGCTGAACGAGCTTTTCTTAGAACAATGGATGGCAGTTGTACGTTTCCAATTGGTGGATTTGCAAAAATCGAAGGCGAGACCATAGTTGTTGAAGGTATGATTTCAAATTATAACGGCGTTGAAATGCTGAGAGAAACTTGTCGGCATCAAGATCCAATTAAGGCAGGGCAAGAATTAGGTGAATCATTAATCAATCAAGGCGCTAATCGATTAATCAAGGAGTGTCAAACCTATGTTAAGAACAATCCTTTACACACGGGAAGACTCATGCCCGGCAACTATTAAAGAACAATTTCAACGATTAGGGACAACTCTCATAGAACTGCCCCTAATTAAAACAGAAGGCTTAGCTCATTGTTTACCAAAGACATTAATTGATTGGATTTTTTTTACCAGCTCCAATACAGTGAAATATTTGAATCAAGGCTTAGATTATTCGAAGCTCAAGGTAGCTTCTATTGGAAAAAAAACCAGTGAAGCTTTACGTCAAAAAGGTATTCAGATTGATTTTGAACCTAGTGAGGCAGTTGCTGAAATCATGATGTCAGAATGGTTAGAGCAACAAGAAGCGCCACAAGTTATCTTCTTACCAAACAGTGATTTGGCACGAAAAGTAATACCAGAAGCCGTAAAAAAGAGTCGTCATAAATTAATCGAAGAAAAAGTTTATCATACTTATTTTCCAGAAGAATCAAAACGTAAACTAATCAATCTGTTTAAAGAAAATAACGTCGATTCAGCAATGTTTGCTAGTCCTAGTGCATGGCGTCATTTTAAAGAAACTGCGGATGAGGAACAAATTGATATAAGTGCTTGGCAATTTTACTCTATTGGTCCGATTACAAGTCAAGCAATCGAACAATCGGGAGCAGTTGTAAAAAAAGAAAGTAAGGTTCATGACACGAAACATTTATATGAAGTCGTCTTAAAGGAGATTAAAGAAAATGGAAAAATTTATGCGTCATAGAAGATTAAGAAGAACAAATTATATGAGAGACATGGTGAGAGAAAATCATTTGATATTAGATGACTTAATTTATCCTATGTTTGTCATTGAAAAAGGTGAAACAAAAGAAATCAGCTCTATGCCAGGGATTTATCAATACACGTTAGCTGATTTCTCTAAAGAGCTAGATGAACTTAACGAATTAGGGATTAAAGCGATTCTTTTATTTGGTATTCCTGAATGTAAGGATGCTGTTGGAACGGGGGCTTATCATAATCATGGTATTGTTCAAGAAGCCATTCGAATCGCTAAAGATAAATACCCAGAGATGCTTGTTGTGGCAGATACTTGCCTTTGTGAGTACACAGATCATGGTCATTGTGGTGTGGTTGAAGATGGTTATGTTAAAAATGATGAGAGCTTAAATTTGTTAGTTCAAACAGCTGTCAGCCAAGCAAAAAGTGGAGCAGATATTATTGCGCCATCTAATGCCATGGATGGGTTTGTTTATGCGATTAGAAAAGGTTTAGACGAGGCTGGTTTTACGAATATTCCAATTATGTCTTATGCGGTGAAATATGCCTCAAGTTTCTACGGTCCTTTTAGAGAAGCCGCAGGAAGTGCCCCACAATTTGGTGACCGTAAAACGTATCAAATGGATCCAGCGAATGGCCGAGAAGCAATGCGTGAGCTTGAAAGCGATATAGCAGAAGGCGCTGATATGTTTATCATCAAGCCAAGTATGTCATTTCTTGATGTGGTAAAAGAAGCCAGAGGAAAAACAGATGCACCGATTATTTGTTACAATGTAAGTGGCGAGTATTCAATGGTCAAAGCAGCCAGCCTAAATGGTTGGATTGATGAAGAACGTGTAGTAAATGAAATGCTCATCTCAATGAAGAGAGCCGGAGCAGATATGATTATGACGTATTTTGCCAAAGATATTGCTAAAAGAATGAAAGAAGTTGAAAAATAAATGAGACAAACAACGAAATCAGAGACAGCATTTATTAAGTCAAAAGAAGTTTTCCCAGGAGGCGTTAACAGTCCTGTTAGAGCGTTTGGTTCTGTAGGTGGAACCCCTTTATTCATAGATCACGCAAAAGGTGCGCATATTTATGATGTTGATGGGAATGAATATGTGGATTATGTTTTATCTTGGGGTCCTATGATTTTAGGACATGCCCAAGAGCAAGTCCTAAAAAAAGTGATGGAGACAGCCCAAAAAGGAACTAGTTTTGGTGCACCTTCACCTTTAGAAACAGAATTAGCCACATGGGTTAAAAAAAGAGTGCCATCGATTGAAACCATGAGAATGGTTAATTCAGGTACGGAAGCTACAATGAGTGCGATTCGTTTAGCAAGAGGTTACACAAAAAGAGAAAAATTTATTAAATTTAATGGATGCTATCATGGGCATAGTGATTCGTTTTTAGTTAACGCTGGCTCAGGTGTGGCGACATTTGAACTAGAAGATTCACCAGGTGTTCCTAAAGAGTTAATCAAAGCTACTTTAAGTTTGGATTATAATGATTTAGAAGCAGTCGAAGAAGCGTTTAAACGCTACCCAGAAGAGATTGCGGCTGTTATCATTGAACCAATTGCAGGGAATATGGGACTGATTCCAGCAGAGCCAGAATTTCTTAAAGGTATAAGCAGATTAACGAAAGAATATGGTGCTTTGTTTATTTTTGATGAAGTCATGACGGGATTTAGATGCGATTATGATTCGGCACAAGGGCTTTATGATATTGATCCAGACTTAACAACCTTAGGTAAAGTGGTTGGTGGTGGCTTGCCAGCTGCGGTTTTTGGTGGTAAGAAAAAATATATGGACCATATTGCTCCAGTTGGTGCTGTCTATCAAGCAGGCACGCTTTCAGGTAATCCTTTAGCAATGGCAGCAGGGATTGCAACTTTAGAACAGTTAACCAAAAAAGATTACGAAGAGATGAATCAAAAAGTAATGCGTCTAACAAGTGGTATCAAAGAAAGCGCTGAAAAGCATGGTCTGCCAATTCAAGTTTCGGCTAGAGGAACGATGTGGGGCTTCTTCTTTAATGAAAGTCCTGTGGTTGATTTTAAAACATCTAAAAATAGTGATCAACATTTCTTTGGACACTTCCATAAAGAGATGTTAAATCAAGGTGTGTACTTGTCACCCTCTCAATTTGAAACAAACTTTATGTCCACAGCTCATAGTGATGAAGACATTGAAAAAACCATTCAAGCTTTCAATACAACATTCGATGTGTTAGCAAAAAAAGGGATCGTCTATGAAGGTAAGTAATTATCGAGATTTAACCATTATGAATGTGACACCTGATTTACAACTAATGGTGGCCTGTGACAGTAGTGCTAGTATTGGACATAAAGAACATGACACCGTTCATATTGATCCAGAAATAGTGGCTGCCTGTTGTTTGAGAGTCCCATTATTTGAATTAATTTGTGTGGGAGCTAAACCAAATTTAGTTGTTGATATGATTGGTAACGAGTACGAATCAACAGGTAAAAAGATGCTTTCAGGCATTCATTCAGAACTTAAAAAAGCGGGATTAGAAGATATTCCTCTAAATGGAAGTACAGAAGAAAATATGATCTCAACCATGTCTAGTTTAGGAATTACTGTAATAGGAGAGCATTCAGGCAAATTTATACAACCAGTAATTTCTAAAAATGACTACTTATTTCAATTAGGTGAGCCTTTTGTGGGGAACGAAGTCATTGCTAATTTAGATCATTTGTGTGACTATCAAGACTTGTATCAGTTAAAAGCTGATGAGAGCGTCGTAGATATGTTACCAGTTGGTTCAAAAGGCATTGCTTATGAAGGGCACGTTTTAGCTACAGATAATAATTTAAAGATTGAATTTTACCAACCAGATGCTACTGATTTGAAAAAATCAGCTGGACCATCAACTGTGGTCTTAGTAGTTGTTTCAGCAGAAAAAAAATTCGAATTTAGTTTAAATCAGACTAATTTATTGGAAATTGGTCAGTTTAAATAGGAGAGAAAAGAACTATGGGGAAAATTATTTTAGTCATTGGTGGCGCAAGAAGTGGTAAATCATCTTTTGCAGAAGCCAAGTTACGAGATAAAGATTCAGTGTGCTATTTGGCAACTAGTGTGGTTGATCCAATGGACACTGAAATGATTGATCGAGTGAAGAAACATCAAAAGCAACGCCCGAATATTTGGCATACAGAAGAAAGATACCAAAATATCGGGGGCTTTCTTTCTGAGAATAAAGAGTATGACGGTTACTTACTGGATTGTGCCACAACCTTATCTATGAACTATTTTTACGGCATGATGATAGAGAAGTACGGAAAAAACTACGAGTTAATCGATGACAAAATTGCTCATTTTACAGAAGAAGAAAAAGATGAGGTCGAAGCGCAAATTACAAAGGAATGGCAAACTATTTTAGAAGCAGCCAAAGAGCTCAAAGGGGATATTTACATTGTAGCTAATGAAGTTGGATTGGGCATTGTTCCTGAAAACTCATTTACAAGATGGTTTCGAGATGTTTATGGTCGCGTGAATCAATTGCTAGGCAAGGAAGCCGACCAAGTGTATCTAGTGGTAGCTGGAATACCGGTGACGATTAAATGATAAAAAGTTTGATTTTATACTTCCAATTTTTTACGCAAATTCCAATTCCAATCGGTGTGGATAATCCAACTGAAAAAATGTGTACAGGTGTTAAATATTTTTCTTTTTTTGGTTTTCTTGTGGGAATTATTGAATCCCTTGTCTTTTTTATGAGTGCACAAGTCATGAGTTTAAGTATCTCTTGGCTTGTTGTTCTCTTTGTTGATGTGGTTTTAACAGGTGGATTTCACTTAGATGCAGTGGCTGATATGGCAGATGGCTTATTTTCTTCTCGAAAAAAAGAGCGAATGTTAGAAATCATGAAAGACAGCCGAGTGGGTAGCAATGGTGTGTTAATTCTTATCTTTTATTATTTAATTTCCTTTGTCACCTTCTTTGAAATCTCGCCAACTTTAGATATTAAAACAGGTATTTATTTGGTGATAGCCTTTAATTTAATTGGAAAAATGGGGATTTCTCTTTTGTTTTACAAAATGAAATATTCTGGAAGCAATCCAAATGGGTTGGGGACTGTTTTTGTGGGCGTGAAATTAATGGATGTTGTGATTGCACAGATTTTCGGTCTGATTGTTCTTTACTTAATGTTTGGTTACCGTGGATTAGTGAGCTGGCTAGTGGGTTCTCTTTTTGTTTTAGTTTATAAAAGATTCGTCTACAAAAAAATTGACGGCTTAAATGGTGATACATTAGGCGCAGCGTCTCCTTTAAGTCAGATTGTGTTCATGCTTCTTGTGAGCTGGATGCTAAAAGGATGACGCGAAAAATATACTTGATCCGCCACGGGGAAACGGATTTAAATAAAAAAAAATGTTTTTATGGCAGTCTGGATGTTTCAATTAATGACACTGGTAAACAACAAGCCCAAAAATTAAAAGTAGATTTTAAGGAAATAAATGTGGCGACTATTTTTGTGAGTGACATGAAAAGAGCGAAGGAAACAGCAGAAATTATTTTTCCAAAGCAAACTAAAATAGTAAAAGCCAATTTATCAGAAAAAGGTTTTGGAAAGTGGGAAGGATTGAATGCTAACCAAATTGAGGCAAGCTATCCTAAAGAATGGCAAAAGTGGCTAGATGAACCTTTTGACTATACACCACCTGAAGCTGAAAAGTTTAAAGAATTTCGAAAAAGAGTCTTAAGGGTATATCGAGAAATTATTCAAACAACGACAGGTGATATAGCAATTGTCTGTCACTTAGGCGTGATTCGAACAATTGTCAGTGAAGTGAAACAGCTTGATTTTTGGTCTATTCATTTAGCACAAGACGCTTGGTTAGAGCTAGAAATAGAAAACAATCTAAAGTAACCCTAAAAAGGCTATTTTAGATTGTTTTTTGTCATGTTCAGATAATCTTTTAATAAAAAATCACAGATTGTACGTTCTTTGAAAATAAGGTTATCAAGAGAAACGACGGGCATAATCCCTAAAACAGCATTGGTAACAAAACATTCATCCATAGAAGCTAAATCATCAATGGAAATATCGATTTCTTCAATGTCATAGTTTTCCAAAAGATACTCTCTTAAGGTGCCTGGTAGTACGCCATTTTCAAGTCGTGGCGTGATGATTTTTTTGTCTCTAACAAAGAAAATATTAGACGTGCTGCATTCGCTAATTTGGTTTTTTGTATTCATAAAAACAACCTCATTAAAACCTTCTGATTTAGCCAACTCATTTTCTAAAATATTCTCAGCATAATTTAAGGTTTTATGATAAGTCAAAGGAGATGTTTCGTTTCGTTTAACCTCAGAAATCTTCAACTTGAAACCTTGTTGGTACATATCAGCAGTATATGGATTGTCTCGGATTGAAAAAATTTTATTTTCTTCAGAGATGGCAATTTTCAAAACAAAAGAAACACTCGTTTGTTGGCTAATGAATTCGGTTATTTCTACTTCAGTTAGTGTTTGACTAATTTTCAAGTAAGCTAACGAGTGATTGATTCGTTTGAGATGTTTATCAAGAAGGACAGGTTGTTTTTGATCAACATAAATCGTCTCAAAAGCACCGATTCCAAAATAAAAACCTTTATCTAGTTTCATTCAAAAGCTCCTTTCTTAATTTTTGAAGCTTTCAATAATCGCTTTGGCTTTTTGATTGGTTTCTTCAAACTCGTCAATTGGATCAGATTCATAGGTTAAACCACCACCAACACCGAGATGAAAGCAACCGTCTTTAGCAACTGCTGTTCGAATCACAATATTAAAATCGCAGTTCCCATCTAATGAAAAATAGCCAATAGAACCAGTATATAAACCACGGCGACTTTTTTCCAATTCATCAATGATTTCCATAGCTCTAAATTTAGGATTACCTGTAATTGAGCCGCCTGGAGAAGCAGAAAGAATCGCATCCACACTAGAAATTTCCTTTTTAAGTGTTCCCGTCACATCAGCTACTAAATGAAATACAGTGGCGTAAGGTTCGATTGAAAAAAGGTTAGGCACCTTTACAGAACCTGCTTGGCAAATTTTGTTCAGGTCATTTCGCTCTAAATCAACGACCATTAACAACTCACTTTTTTCTTTTTCAGAATTGGCTAAATCTTGCCGTAATAACTCGTCCTCTTCAGGTGTTTGTCCCCGTTTTCTAGTTCCTTTAATCGGACGCGTCGTAATTTCACGATTC
Coding sequences within it:
- the hemC gene encoding hydroxymethylbilane synthase, translated to MKRIIRVGTRGSQLATTQTKQAMAEITDRYPDIQLELIEIVTKGDRLKNHSLATIGGQGAFVKEIEHQLIAGEIDIAVHSLKDLPTLIPIELTIGCTLKRKSPYDCLIVRDSAHNLESLPKGAKVGTSSLRRQAQLLKLRPDLEILPLRGNIDTRIKRLVEGNYDAIMLAHAGIQRLAVAEEEVFFNVLTSDECLPAIGQGALALECREDDHELLEILRSIEDTDTRKAVEAERAFLRTMDGSCTFPIGGFAKIEGETIVVEGMISNYNGVEMLRETCRHQDPIKAGQELGESLINQGANRLIKECQTYVKNNPLHTGRLMPGNY
- a CDS encoding AIR synthase related protein, whose protein sequence is MKVSNYRDLTIMNVTPDLQLMVACDSSASIGHKEHDTVHIDPEIVAACCLRVPLFELICVGAKPNLVVDMIGNEYESTGKKMLSGIHSELKKAGLEDIPLNGSTEENMISTMSSLGITVIGEHSGKFIQPVISKNDYLFQLGEPFVGNEVIANLDHLCDYQDLYQLKADESVVDMLPVGSKGIAYEGHVLATDNNLKIEFYQPDATDLKKSAGPSTVVLVVVSAEKKFEFSLNQTNLLEIGQFK
- the cobU gene encoding bifunctional adenosylcobinamide kinase/adenosylcobinamide-phosphate guanylyltransferase; its protein translation is MGKIILVIGGARSGKSSFAEAKLRDKDSVCYLATSVVDPMDTEMIDRVKKHQKQRPNIWHTEERYQNIGGFLSENKEYDGYLLDCATTLSMNYFYGMMIEKYGKNYELIDDKIAHFTEEEKDEVEAQITKEWQTILEAAKELKGDIYIVANEVGLGIVPENSFTRWFRDVYGRVNQLLGKEADQVYLVVAGIPVTIK
- the hemB gene encoding porphobilinogen synthase produces the protein MEKFMRHRRLRRTNYMRDMVRENHLILDDLIYPMFVIEKGETKEISSMPGIYQYTLADFSKELDELNELGIKAILLFGIPECKDAVGTGAYHNHGIVQEAIRIAKDKYPEMLVVADTCLCEYTDHGHCGVVEDGYVKNDESLNLLVQTAVSQAKSGADIIAPSNAMDGFVYAIRKGLDEAGFTNIPIMSYAVKYASSFYGPFREAAGSAPQFGDRKTYQMDPANGREAMRELESDIAEGADMFIIKPSMSFLDVVKEARGKTDAPIICYNVSGEYSMVKAASLNGWIDEERVVNEMLISMKRAGADMIMTYFAKDIAKRMKEVEK
- the cobS gene encoding adenosylcobinamide-GDP ribazoletransferase, with the translated sequence MIKSLILYFQFFTQIPIPIGVDNPTEKMCTGVKYFSFFGFLVGIIESLVFFMSAQVMSLSISWLVVLFVDVVLTGGFHLDAVADMADGLFSSRKKERMLEIMKDSRVGSNGVLILIFYYLISFVTFFEISPTLDIKTGIYLVIAFNLIGKMGISLLFYKMKYSGSNPNGLGTVFVGVKLMDVVIAQIFGLIVLYLMFGYRGLVSWLVGSLFVLVYKRFVYKKIDGLNGDTLGAASPLSQIVFMLLVSWMLKG
- the hemL gene encoding glutamate-1-semialdehyde 2,1-aminomutase, giving the protein MRQTTKSETAFIKSKEVFPGGVNSPVRAFGSVGGTPLFIDHAKGAHIYDVDGNEYVDYVLSWGPMILGHAQEQVLKKVMETAQKGTSFGAPSPLETELATWVKKRVPSIETMRMVNSGTEATMSAIRLARGYTKREKFIKFNGCYHGHSDSFLVNAGSGVATFELEDSPGVPKELIKATLSLDYNDLEAVEEAFKRYPEEIAAVIIEPIAGNMGLIPAEPEFLKGISRLTKEYGALFIFDEVMTGFRCDYDSAQGLYDIDPDLTTLGKVVGGGLPAAVFGGKKKYMDHIAPVGAVYQAGTLSGNPLAMAAGIATLEQLTKKDYEEMNQKVMRLTSGIKESAEKHGLPIQVSARGTMWGFFFNESPVVDFKTSKNSDQHFFGHFHKEMLNQGVYLSPSQFETNFMSTAHSDEDIEKTIQAFNTTFDVLAKKGIVYEGK
- a CDS encoding uroporphyrinogen-III synthase translates to MLRTILYTREDSCPATIKEQFQRLGTTLIELPLIKTEGLAHCLPKTLIDWIFFTSSNTVKYLNQGLDYSKLKVASIGKKTSEALRQKGIQIDFEPSEAVAEIMMSEWLEQQEAPQVIFLPNSDLARKVIPEAVKKSRHKLIEEKVYHTYFPEESKRKLINLFKENNVDSAMFASPSAWRHFKETADEEQIDISAWQFYSIGPITSQAIEQSGAVVKKESKVHDTKHLYEVVLKEIKENGKIYAS